A genomic stretch from Ureibacillus composti includes:
- a CDS encoding stalk domain-containing protein, with the protein MKKAYSAILATTLICGSVFTATGAQASTVNTQTVQTEKETETNFLQFTGTVSKIIKNDNGTFLAEFSKENETHRFTFDEKTIMLDNSGKEVELKEGMKFTAYVDSNKPMILIYPPQYAPEVVIVQTEESGTAKVDKFDKDFLNQKKDLIIKVNDETIISNLSGKKLMAKDVVDKEVVIFYDVVLESYPAQTSPSKIIVLESELSDLDQAIKIANEDYYVKNEVKMIPLRLVAQKLGFKVESTGKGAIISKGAVSFTVTRGSLDYGYNKSIRKFENAPALLEPNKTYVSEELLPLLIEHY; encoded by the coding sequence ATGAAAAAAGCGTATTCAGCAATATTAGCTACAACATTGATTTGTGGCAGTGTGTTTACAGCGACAGGCGCACAGGCTTCAACAGTAAATACTCAGACGGTACAAACAGAAAAAGAGACTGAAACCAACTTTTTACAATTTACAGGAACCGTTTCTAAAATTATTAAGAATGACAATGGGACTTTTTTAGCAGAATTTAGTAAAGAAAATGAAACGCATCGCTTTACATTTGATGAAAAAACAATCATGCTTGACAACAGTGGGAAAGAGGTTGAATTAAAAGAAGGTATGAAATTTACTGCCTACGTAGATTCAAATAAACCTATGATTTTAATTTATCCACCACAATATGCACCAGAAGTGGTCATTGTCCAAACGGAAGAATCTGGTACTGCTAAAGTAGATAAATTCGACAAAGATTTTCTTAACCAAAAAAAGGATTTAATCATAAAAGTAAATGATGAAACAATTATTTCTAACTTATCAGGTAAGAAATTAATGGCTAAAGATGTGGTGGATAAAGAGGTTGTCATTTTCTATGATGTAGTGTTAGAAAGCTATCCAGCTCAAACTTCACCAAGTAAAATAATAGTTTTGGAATCGGAACTTTCAGATCTCGATCAAGCTATTAAAATCGCAAACGAAGACTACTATGTAAAAAATGAAGTGAAAATGATTCCTCTTCGTCTAGTTGCCCAGAAGCTCGGATTTAAAGTTGAGTCAACAGGGAAGGGTGCCATTATTTCTAAAGGAGCGGTTTCCTTCACCGTTACTCGAGGATCTTTAGACTATGGCTACAATAAATCAATCCGAAAATTCGAAAATGCGCCTGCATTGTTAGAACCGAATAAAACATACGTGTCTGAAGAATTGTTACCATTACTTATTGAGCATTACTAA